In Phyllobacterium zundukense, one DNA window encodes the following:
- a CDS encoding copper homeostasis protein CutC, whose protein sequence is MSVLLEVCVDSSEGLAAAINGGADRVELCSALELGGLTPTPGLIGQSTTSPIPIYAMIRPRPGNFVFAEADIDAMLREIDAVRAAALAGVVFGANLANGELDYTTLERLTRQCHGLGVTLHRAFDLVPDLAEAVDMAVDLGFERILTSGRSRTVPEGIDDLEMTFELAADRIKIMPGSGVNIGNAGALLDRIPFSEIHSSCAVIIPPVSEAARRLGFETASQKQTSVELVRVLKNYCLSR, encoded by the coding sequence ATGAGCGTCTTGCTGGAAGTCTGCGTCGACAGCTCCGAAGGGCTGGCGGCGGCCATCAATGGCGGTGCGGACCGCGTTGAGCTTTGTTCAGCGCTCGAATTGGGCGGGCTGACACCCACCCCTGGTTTGATCGGGCAGTCAACCACTTCGCCAATCCCGATCTACGCCATGATCCGGCCAAGACCAGGCAATTTCGTCTTCGCTGAGGCCGATATCGATGCAATGCTGCGCGAGATTGATGCCGTTCGCGCTGCTGCACTGGCTGGCGTGGTTTTTGGCGCGAATCTCGCCAATGGTGAGCTCGACTACACGACATTGGAGCGCCTGACGCGCCAGTGTCACGGACTTGGCGTCACACTGCATCGCGCCTTCGATCTCGTCCCCGATCTCGCCGAAGCGGTCGATATGGCAGTCGATCTTGGTTTTGAACGTATCCTGACATCGGGCCGCTCGCGCACGGTCCCTGAAGGTATCGACGATCTGGAAATGACGTTTGAGCTCGCCGCTGACAGGATCAAGATTATGCCCGGTTCAGGCGTCAACATTGGCAACGCCGGCGCTTTGCTGGACCGTATTCCGTTTAGTGAAATACACTCGTCGTGCGCTGTGATCATTCCCCCGGTCAGCGAAGCGGCAAGGCGGCTCGGTTTCGAAACCGCCTCGCAGAAGCAGACCAGCGTTGAACTCGTCAGGGTATTAAAGAACTACTGCCTGAGCCGCTAG
- a CDS encoding DUF1638 domain-containing protein, giving the protein MNVSQKSMKSRETVRVIACGMIAREILAIREQFGLDHIELKCLPAIYHHYPDRIAPSVDRAIVKAKAQGITRIFVGYADCGTGGMLDRVCEKHGVERISGPHCFSFYIGNETFASQWDDDMTSFFMTDFLARHFEAFMVKPLGLDRHPELRDMYFSNYTKMIYMAQTDDPELTAKAEQAAAFLGLAYERRLTGYGDLIPALTSAAAH; this is encoded by the coding sequence ATGAATGTTAGCCAAAAGTCAATGAAATCAAGAGAGACCGTGCGGGTGATTGCGTGCGGTATGATTGCGCGCGAAATCCTGGCGATACGCGAACAGTTTGGCCTTGATCACATAGAGCTAAAGTGCCTGCCAGCAATCTATCATCATTATCCCGACAGGATTGCACCTTCGGTCGACCGTGCAATTGTCAAAGCAAAAGCCCAAGGCATCACCAGGATATTCGTCGGTTATGCTGATTGCGGCACGGGTGGAATGCTTGATCGCGTCTGTGAAAAGCACGGTGTCGAACGAATCTCTGGCCCGCATTGCTTCTCCTTTTACATTGGAAATGAAACATTCGCGTCGCAGTGGGACGATGATATGACTTCGTTCTTCATGACGGACTTTCTCGCCCGCCATTTCGAAGCATTCATGGTCAAGCCTCTCGGCCTGGATCGCCATCCGGAACTGCGCGATATGTATTTCAGCAATTACACCAAGATGATCTATATGGCGCAAACCGATGATCCTGAACTGACCGCCAAAGCCGAACAGGCGGCCGCTTTCCTCGGTCTCGCCTATGAGCGGCGCCTTACGGGTTATGGCGATCTCATCCCGGCCTTGACGTCTGCTGCTGCACACTAA
- a CDS encoding methylenetetrahydrofolate reductase, which translates to MTKIAASIEVAARQAIESQDLPGLFPAGTRVYITDMGTDSVDTLTSAAKRVHDLGYKPVPHFASRRLSTKAALETRIRRAAQEAGVTDVLIIGGGLERQAGEFSSTMEVLETSFFDKYGITEMGVAGHPEGSPEFSEAVAIEALRLKKNFGERTGAKLRVVTQFGFDADRFIRYAESLREHGVDLPVHLGVAGPAKITTLIKYAAMCGVGNSISFLKKNALSLTALATSHSPEGVVGPIEQHAIANPASAIKQIHIFPFGGLKKSSEWLVDRGSWTVHNASHASANAAAS; encoded by the coding sequence ATGACAAAGATCGCAGCATCCATCGAAGTGGCGGCACGCCAGGCTATCGAATCGCAGGATTTGCCTGGTCTGTTTCCGGCTGGTACCCGCGTCTATATTACCGACATGGGCACCGACAGCGTGGATACGCTGACGTCTGCGGCGAAGCGCGTTCATGATCTTGGCTACAAGCCGGTACCACATTTCGCCTCGCGCCGCCTGTCGACCAAGGCGGCACTCGAAACCCGCATCCGTCGCGCCGCTCAGGAAGCAGGCGTCACCGACGTTCTGATTATCGGTGGCGGTCTCGAGCGCCAGGCTGGTGAGTTCTCCTCGACCATGGAAGTGCTGGAGACAAGTTTCTTCGATAAATACGGCATCACCGAAATGGGCGTTGCCGGTCACCCTGAAGGCAGCCCCGAGTTCTCCGAGGCTGTCGCAATCGAAGCATTGCGTCTGAAGAAGAACTTCGGCGAGCGCACCGGCGCCAAGCTCCGCGTTGTCACCCAGTTCGGCTTCGACGCCGACCGCTTCATCCGCTATGCGGAATCGTTGCGCGAACATGGTGTCGATCTGCCGGTGCATCTCGGCGTTGCCGGTCCTGCCAAGATCACCACTTTGATCAAGTATGCCGCCATGTGCGGTGTCGGCAATTCGATCAGCTTCCTGAAGAAGAATGCCCTCTCCCTGACGGCACTCGCCACAAGTCATTCGCCCGAAGGTGTTGTTGGCCCAATCGAACAGCATGCCATCGCCAACCCCGCTTCCGCGATCAAACAGATCCACATCTTCCCGTTTGGCGGTTTGAAAAAGTCGTCTGAATGGCTTGTCGACCGTGGCTCCTGGACGGTACACAACGCTTCCCACGCATCTGCAAACGCAGCAGCCAGCTGA
- a CDS encoding ASKHA domain-containing protein yields MPSGKRGRFAVGTPILDAARTLGVYVESVCGGRGICGRCQVEVQEGRFAKHGITSSNDHISEFGPKEQRYAEKRDLKEGRRLSCSATILGDLVVDVPHDVQVNAQVVRKDADTRIIERNPAVHMCYVEVEEPDMHKPLGDLDRLKAALEKEWGVRNLDVDAHILPNVQKILRKGEWGVTAAIYQDEETSRPTMIGLWPGLKNEAYGIACDIGSTTIAMHLSSLLSVRTIASAGTSNPQIRFGEDLMSRVSYVMMNPDGREGMTLAVREAINGLIDKVCTEGGVAREDILDAVFVGNPIMHHLFLGIDPTELGGAPFALAVSGAVHLKASDIGLSMNAGTRVYMLPCIAGHVGADAAAATLAEGPHHQDEMMLLVDVGTNAEIVLGNRQRTVAASSPTGPAFEGAEISGGQRAAPGAIERVRIDPITLEPRFRVIGTEQWSDEPGFDEAVQASGITGICGSAIIEVIAEMYLSGIISEDGVVDGTLAAKSPRVRATGRTFSYLLHEGSPTIIITQNDVRAIQLAKAALYAGVKLLMDKLGIDHVDQIRFAGAFGSFIDPKYAMVLGLIPDCDLDKVQAVGNAAGTGARMALLNRNYRREIEDTVTRIEKIETALEPKFQEHFVYAMAMPNKIDPFPKLSLAVTLPPRKNVSEDGVAGDATPRRRSREDRAARRNRE; encoded by the coding sequence ATGCCGTCGGGTAAGCGCGGTCGTTTCGCTGTCGGAACGCCCATTCTGGACGCAGCCCGTACGCTCGGCGTCTATGTCGAAAGCGTGTGCGGAGGCCGCGGCATTTGCGGACGCTGCCAGGTCGAGGTGCAGGAAGGCCGTTTTGCCAAGCACGGCATCACCTCGTCCAACGATCACATTTCCGAATTTGGTCCAAAGGAACAGCGCTACGCGGAAAAACGCGACCTGAAGGAAGGCCGACGCCTGTCCTGTTCGGCGACAATTCTCGGCGATCTGGTCGTTGACGTTCCTCATGATGTGCAGGTCAACGCACAGGTTGTACGCAAGGATGCCGATACGCGCATCATCGAGCGCAACCCGGCGGTTCATATGTGCTACGTCGAGGTGGAAGAGCCAGACATGCACAAGCCGCTCGGTGATCTCGATCGACTGAAAGCTGCTCTCGAAAAGGAATGGGGCGTCCGCAATCTGGATGTCGATGCGCATATCCTGCCCAACGTGCAGAAAATTCTGCGCAAGGGTGAGTGGGGCGTTACGGCCGCTATTTACCAGGACGAGGAGACATCGCGGCCGACCATGATCGGCCTATGGCCTGGCCTGAAGAATGAAGCTTACGGTATCGCCTGCGATATCGGCTCGACCACTATCGCCATGCATCTGTCATCGCTGCTCTCGGTTCGCACTATCGCTTCCGCTGGCACGTCCAATCCGCAAATCCGTTTCGGCGAAGATCTGATGAGCCGCGTCTCCTATGTCATGATGAACCCGGATGGCCGGGAAGGCATGACGCTGGCTGTTCGCGAAGCCATCAATGGGCTGATCGACAAGGTTTGCACCGAGGGCGGCGTTGCTCGCGAGGACATTCTTGATGCGGTCTTCGTCGGCAATCCGATCATGCACCATCTGTTCCTCGGCATCGACCCGACTGAACTTGGCGGCGCGCCTTTTGCCTTGGCCGTGTCTGGCGCAGTTCATTTGAAGGCGTCGGATATCGGCCTCTCGATGAACGCCGGAACACGGGTCTACATGCTGCCGTGCATTGCCGGACATGTGGGTGCAGACGCTGCTGCGGCCACGCTGGCTGAAGGCCCGCACCACCAGGACGAGATGATGCTGCTTGTCGATGTCGGCACCAACGCGGAGATCGTCTTGGGCAATAGGCAGCGCACCGTCGCGGCCTCCTCGCCTACCGGTCCTGCCTTCGAAGGTGCGGAGATTTCCGGCGGACAGCGTGCTGCTCCTGGCGCAATCGAGCGTGTGCGCATCGACCCCATCACACTGGAGCCGCGCTTCCGCGTCATCGGCACGGAACAATGGTCGGATGAGCCGGGCTTTGACGAAGCGGTGCAAGCGAGCGGCATTACCGGCATCTGCGGATCGGCCATCATCGAGGTCATTGCCGAAATGTATCTGTCCGGAATCATCTCGGAGGATGGCGTCGTCGATGGTACTCTTGCCGCGAAATCGCCGCGCGTCAGGGCAACCGGCCGGACTTTTTCCTACCTTCTGCATGAAGGTTCGCCGACAATCATCATCACGCAGAACGATGTTCGCGCTATCCAGCTCGCCAAGGCCGCACTCTACGCCGGTGTCAAACTGTTGATGGACAAGCTCGGTATCGATCATGTCGACCAGATTCGGTTTGCAGGCGCGTTTGGTTCCTTTATCGACCCGAAATACGCGATGGTGCTGGGTCTGATCCCGGATTGTGATCTGGATAAAGTCCAGGCCGTGGGCAACGCAGCTGGTACCGGTGCGCGTATGGCCCTGCTCAATCGCAATTACCGCCGCGAGATTGAAGACACAGTCACCCGCATTGAGAAGATCGAGACGGCGCTGGAACCGAAATTCCAGGAACATTTCGTCTATGCCATGGCCATGCCGAACAAGATCGACCCATTCCCGAAACTGTCGCTGGCTGTCACTTTGCCCCCACGCAAGAATGTCAGCGAGGATGGTGTCGCCGGTGATGCAACACCGAGACGCCGCTCGCGAGAGGACCGCGCAGCACGGCGCAACCGCGAATAG
- a CDS encoding ROK family protein: MIACFDIGGSAIKGAIAYSPEDIRPLPKVPTPLHDFEAFAAAIEKIAADGSVDPASLISISIAGVVDSDTGKITCANIPCIHGRMLVADLSAKLQRPVLVANDADCFALSEAVVGAGRGHRIVFGVILGTGVGGGIVINGKIHEGAGGFAGEWGHGPVSATLAGNPPVAIPRYACGCGQIGCVDAVGAARGMERLHAHLHGVNLPSTEIIAAWNAGDPAAERTIECYIDIVSGPLAMTINVVGASIVPVGGGLANSVPLIQRLDEAVRARILRKTDKPLVIPAELKIEPGLIGAGVLGLMEVTK; the protein is encoded by the coding sequence ATGATAGCCTGCTTCGACATTGGCGGATCTGCCATCAAGGGCGCAATCGCCTATTCGCCCGAAGATATACGACCGCTGCCCAAGGTCCCGACACCGCTGCATGACTTCGAAGCATTTGCTGCGGCGATTGAAAAGATCGCTGCGGATGGCAGCGTCGATCCGGCAAGCCTTATCTCCATCTCGATTGCCGGCGTCGTCGATTCCGATACGGGCAAGATCACCTGCGCCAATATTCCATGCATCCACGGACGCATGCTGGTGGCTGATCTGAGCGCGAAACTGCAAAGACCCGTTCTTGTCGCCAATGATGCCGATTGCTTTGCACTTTCCGAAGCAGTTGTCGGCGCTGGTCGCGGCCATCGCATTGTGTTCGGGGTCATTCTCGGTACCGGCGTCGGTGGCGGTATTGTTATCAATGGCAAGATTCATGAAGGCGCCGGCGGTTTTGCCGGTGAATGGGGTCATGGGCCGGTATCAGCGACACTCGCGGGAAATCCACCCGTCGCAATCCCGCGCTATGCATGCGGCTGCGGCCAGATAGGCTGTGTCGATGCTGTTGGGGCCGCGCGCGGTATGGAAAGGCTGCACGCGCACCTGCATGGCGTAAACTTGCCCAGCACGGAGATCATCGCCGCATGGAATGCTGGCGATCCTGCGGCCGAGCGAACAATCGAGTGCTATATCGACATTGTCAGCGGCCCCTTGGCGATGACAATCAACGTTGTCGGCGCATCCATCGTGCCTGTTGGCGGCGGGCTTGCCAATTCCGTGCCTCTCATCCAGCGGCTGGACGAGGCGGTTCGAGCGCGCATCTTGCGCAAGACCGACAAACCGTTGGTCATCCCTGCTGAACTCAAGATTGAACCAGGCCTGATCGGCGCTGGCGTCCTCGGATTGATGGAAGTCACGAAATGA
- a CDS encoding virulence factor, with amino-acid sequence MADLIVVYWRDIPAQVTVKKGRQAAKRELPLRFTEAIDMCAMRIGAKDSDAYLAEWRRGTPVPVSDDLDTEADAALARIDNEYDRERLVALVKAGGHDNS; translated from the coding sequence ATGGCTGATCTCATTGTCGTTTATTGGCGGGACATTCCAGCTCAAGTGACCGTCAAGAAGGGACGCCAGGCAGCCAAGCGTGAGCTTCCCCTCCGTTTTACCGAGGCCATCGACATGTGTGCGATGCGTATTGGTGCCAAGGATTCCGATGCCTATCTGGCGGAATGGCGCCGTGGCACTCCGGTGCCTGTGAGTGACGATCTGGATACCGAGGCTGATGCAGCCCTCGCGCGAATTGACAACGAATATGATCGGGAACGCCTTGTGGCGCTTGTAAAGGCAGGTGGACATGACAATTCATGA
- a CDS encoding exopolysaccharide biosynthesis protein has product MAAIDADNEMKPNELVVHAAADNDPRSLSQVFEDLSATATAPVSFTELEDAFTDRSFAALLTFFAILNLLPLPPGTGVITGIPLVLVSVQMVMGRESVWLPAFMRDKTISPERFRQVSDKVVPWLQWLERFIRPRNWPFGRKQGDRWLGVFTTILGISVVLPMPLSNWLPALATAIIGIALCERDGRLMLAGLILGVVSISIVFGFAFIAASAVTYAASFWPF; this is encoded by the coding sequence ATGGCCGCTATCGACGCAGATAATGAAATGAAGCCGAACGAGCTGGTTGTGCATGCGGCAGCGGACAATGACCCGCGTTCGCTTTCGCAGGTGTTCGAGGATCTATCGGCAACTGCAACGGCACCTGTGTCGTTTACCGAGCTCGAAGACGCCTTTACTGATCGCAGTTTTGCAGCGCTTCTTACATTTTTTGCCATTCTCAATCTCTTGCCGTTACCACCAGGTACAGGTGTCATCACCGGGATCCCTCTCGTTCTCGTTTCAGTGCAGATGGTGATGGGACGTGAGTCTGTCTGGCTGCCGGCCTTCATGCGCGACAAGACGATATCGCCGGAGCGTTTCCGTCAGGTATCCGACAAGGTGGTTCCCTGGTTGCAATGGCTGGAGAGATTCATCCGGCCGCGCAACTGGCCATTCGGACGCAAGCAGGGCGATCGCTGGTTGGGTGTATTCACCACTATCCTTGGCATATCCGTCGTGCTCCCCATGCCCCTTTCCAATTGGCTTCCCGCTTTGGCCACCGCAATCATCGGCATTGCGCTTTGCGAGCGGGATGGCAGACTGATGCTCGCGGGGCTGATCCTTGGCGTCGTCTCGATCAGCATTGTCTTCGGCTTTGCCTTCATTGCCGCCAGCGCTGTTACCTATGCGGCGAGCTTCTGGCCCTTCTGA
- a CDS encoding LysR family transcriptional regulator: MSAPMHHPIPILDLDVLRTFAMIAETGSFSSAANAVFRTPSAVSMQIKKLEETLGHVLLERDARSVKLTPSGEVLLGYARRMLALNRETVAKFIAPTVSGVVRLGAPDDIGERVLPFVLKRFAESHPDVTVDVVIDQSNSLRKRLDEQRLDVTLVNVNETLAKLDEIEILMTEDIIWAGAKCGTAHERNPLPLSMWEEGCIWRANAISALESAGRDYRVAYMSAHTMGQRAAIIADLAVAPFSKFLLDDNMVQLGADHGLPPLGESKLGMLVAKNAGAHVKAVAQHLRVYFEGYERTGKL; the protein is encoded by the coding sequence ATGTCAGCACCCATGCATCATCCCATCCCGATCCTGGATCTCGATGTGTTGCGCACATTTGCAATGATCGCGGAGACGGGAAGTTTTTCGAGTGCTGCCAATGCAGTATTCCGCACGCCCTCCGCTGTTTCTATGCAGATCAAGAAACTGGAAGAGACATTGGGCCACGTGCTGCTCGAGCGCGATGCGCGGTCGGTAAAATTAACACCGAGCGGGGAAGTCCTTCTGGGTTACGCCAGGCGTATGCTGGCGCTCAATCGCGAGACGGTCGCCAAATTCATTGCGCCAACGGTTTCAGGTGTTGTGCGCCTTGGCGCGCCGGATGACATCGGCGAGCGCGTACTGCCCTTTGTTCTCAAGCGTTTTGCGGAATCACATCCGGACGTGACAGTTGATGTCGTCATCGACCAGAGCAATAGCCTGCGCAAACGCCTGGACGAGCAACGGCTTGATGTCACGCTGGTCAATGTGAACGAGACGCTGGCCAAGCTCGATGAAATCGAAATCCTGATGACAGAGGATATCATTTGGGCAGGTGCGAAATGCGGCACAGCCCATGAGCGCAACCCTCTACCACTTTCCATGTGGGAAGAAGGGTGTATCTGGCGCGCCAACGCCATCAGCGCGCTGGAAAGTGCCGGCAGGGATTATCGCGTTGCCTATATGAGCGCACATACCATGGGACAGCGCGCAGCGATTATCGCTGACCTTGCCGTTGCGCCATTCTCGAAGTTCCTTCTGGACGACAACATGGTTCAGCTCGGTGCAGATCACGGTCTGCCGCCACTCGGCGAATCCAAGCTTGGCATGCTCGTTGCCAAGAATGCAGGGGCCCATGTCAAAGCGGTCGCCCAGCATTTGCGGGTTTATTTCGAAGGCTATGAGCGGACGGGCAAACTTTAG
- a CDS encoding DUF4893 domain-containing protein: protein MFRAAIATILCLFCASHAHADGAIARLITKSDQIRLDKYEETKRQAVDEARKGGTVSDVEQLDAILAKPSLAFSEDFDMVGNWQCRTIKLGKKPPLTVYDWFKCRVSDDGSGWMLEKTSGSQRTKGRFYTDSDKRLTYLGVDYVAGEKPMNYSAGPDNDQVGYAYRTGRNEFRIEFPAPARESLLDILELKR from the coding sequence ATGTTTCGCGCCGCAATAGCAACGATTCTGTGCCTTTTTTGTGCAAGCCACGCCCATGCGGATGGGGCAATTGCACGGCTGATTACGAAGTCTGATCAGATCCGGCTCGACAAGTATGAAGAAACCAAGAGGCAGGCCGTCGATGAGGCGCGAAAAGGCGGTACAGTGTCCGATGTGGAGCAGCTCGACGCGATCCTCGCCAAACCCAGCCTCGCCTTCAGCGAGGACTTCGATATGGTCGGCAACTGGCAGTGCCGAACGATCAAACTTGGCAAGAAACCGCCGCTGACAGTCTATGACTGGTTCAAGTGCCGCGTTTCCGACGATGGATCGGGCTGGATGCTGGAAAAGACAAGCGGGTCGCAGCGTACCAAGGGACGTTTCTACACCGACAGCGACAAGCGCCTCACCTATCTCGGTGTCGACTATGTTGCGGGCGAAAAGCCGATGAACTACAGCGCAGGACCCGACAACGATCAGGTGGGTTATGCATATCGTACCGGACGCAACGAGTTCCGAATCGAGTTCCCTGCTCCCGCCCGCGAATCCCTTCTGGACATCCTCGAATTGAAACGCTGA
- a CDS encoding DUF1194 domain-containing protein — protein sequence MASFSTHAQSAETEVDVELVLAVDASRSMEPFEQKIQRDGYIAAFRRKEVIDAIRDGVHGRVAITYVEWAGSTVQRTIVPWTLIDGADAAERLADALDQPIPSTQSRTSISGAIDFSSGLFDNNGFKGMRKVIDISGDGANNNGRPVAEARDQAVAKGITVNGLPLMTRGDFYSDWAVKDLDIYYSSCVIGGPGAFMIPVNSWDQFPEAVRRKLVLELAGNRPVMQRADWMPSESPPVILVQDKLVYDCLSGERIWQRRMQDWESR from the coding sequence TTGGCCAGTTTTTCGACGCATGCCCAATCAGCTGAAACCGAGGTTGACGTCGAGCTGGTACTTGCGGTCGATGCATCGCGGTCCATGGAACCGTTCGAACAGAAAATTCAGCGTGACGGGTATATTGCCGCCTTCCGTCGCAAGGAGGTAATTGATGCCATCCGCGATGGCGTCCATGGGCGTGTCGCAATCACCTATGTGGAGTGGGCCGGATCGACAGTGCAACGGACTATTGTTCCTTGGACGCTGATCGATGGCGCTGACGCGGCAGAAAGACTTGCGGACGCGCTTGATCAACCGATTCCATCGACACAGAGCCGGACTTCAATTTCCGGAGCTATCGATTTCAGTAGCGGGTTGTTCGACAATAACGGTTTCAAGGGAATGCGAAAAGTCATCGATATTTCCGGTGACGGCGCCAATAACAATGGCCGACCGGTTGCCGAGGCGCGCGATCAGGCGGTGGCGAAGGGAATTACGGTCAACGGCCTGCCATTGATGACCCGCGGAGATTTCTATTCTGACTGGGCGGTAAAGGACCTCGATATCTACTACAGCAGCTGTGTTATCGGCGGGCCGGGAGCGTTCATGATTCCGGTTAATTCCTGGGATCAGTTCCCAGAAGCGGTACGCCGAAAACTCGTCCTTGAACTTGCCGGCAATAGGCCCGTCATGCAAAGGGCCGATTGGATGCCGTCGGAAAGTCCACCGGTCATCCTCGTCCAGGACAAGCTGGTCTATGATTGCCTATCCGGCGAGCGCATCTGGCAGAGGCGCATGCAGGACTGGGAATCGCGCTAG
- a CDS encoding GlxA family transcriptional regulator, producing the protein MDHVGLNKRSFVFFLVPNFSMIAFATAIEPLRIANRMLGYEAYRWRLASVDAKPVTASNGVECATTSSLEDERRYLTGEERPSMVFVCSGVHVEKFQNKSVFAWLREEFNRGVAVGGLCTGAHILAAAGLLSGKRCAIHWENLPGFAEAFPKADVYADLFEVDGNIYTCAGGTAALDMMLKLIGDDFGDNIVNRVCEQALTDRVRSPHDRQRLPLRARLGVQNSKVLTIIELMEARLSEPLSLIEIADHVGLSRRQIERLFRQEMGRSPARYYLEIRLDRARHLLIQSSMPIVEVAVACGFVSASHFSKCYRELYGRSPQQERADRKQLMAA; encoded by the coding sequence ATGGATCACGTCGGTCTCAACAAGCGGTCTTTCGTTTTTTTCCTCGTGCCGAATTTTTCAATGATCGCGTTTGCGACAGCCATTGAACCGCTGCGTATTGCCAATCGTATGCTGGGTTACGAGGCTTACCGGTGGCGTCTAGCTTCAGTGGATGCAAAGCCTGTCACCGCCTCCAATGGTGTTGAATGCGCTACCACCTCGTCGCTTGAAGATGAACGGCGATACCTTACCGGCGAAGAACGGCCTTCGATGGTTTTCGTTTGTTCCGGTGTGCACGTGGAGAAATTCCAGAACAAGTCGGTTTTTGCCTGGCTGCGGGAGGAATTCAACCGCGGCGTTGCCGTCGGTGGATTGTGCACGGGCGCGCATATTCTCGCAGCTGCGGGCCTGCTTTCAGGCAAGCGTTGTGCGATCCACTGGGAAAATCTGCCAGGATTTGCAGAGGCATTTCCGAAGGCCGATGTCTATGCCGACCTCTTCGAAGTAGACGGCAATATCTATACCTGCGCCGGCGGTACGGCTGCGCTGGATATGATGCTCAAGCTGATCGGCGATGATTTCGGCGACAACATCGTCAACCGGGTCTGCGAGCAGGCACTGACTGACCGGGTGCGCAGCCCGCACGACCGCCAGCGTCTGCCGCTGCGCGCGCGCCTTGGCGTTCAGAATTCAAAGGTCCTGACGATCATCGAGTTGATGGAAGCGCGGCTGTCCGAACCTCTGTCGCTGATCGAAATTGCCGATCATGTCGGATTGTCGCGTCGCCAGATCGAGCGGCTGTTTCGCCAGGAAATGGGCAGGTCCCCTGCCCGCTACTATCTGGAAATACGCCTTGACCGTGCGCGCCACCTGCTGATCCAGTCCTCCATGCCGATTGTGGAAGTGGCGGTCGCTTGCGGGTTCGTCTCTGCATCGCATTTTTCCAAATGCTATCGCGAACTCTACGGCCGTTCGCCTCAGCAGGAACGCGCGGACCGCAAGCAGTTGATGGCAGCTTGA
- a CDS encoding methyltetrahydrofolate cobalamin methyltransferase, whose amino-acid sequence MTRTIVASATKEIIIGFDQPFCVIGERINPTGRKKLAAEMIAGNFDTVIKDALEQVAAGATMLDVNAGVTAVDPNATEPGLLVKTLEIVQNLVDVPLSIDSSVTAAIEAALKVAKGRPLVNSVTGEEEKLEAILPLIKKYNVPVVAISNDETGISMDPDVRFAVAKKIVQRAADFGIPAHDIVVDPLVMPIGALGDAGRQVFALLRRLREELKVNTTCGLSNISFGLPHRHGINAGFIPMVIGAGMTSAIMNPCRPQEMEAVHAANVLNGTDANCTYWIKKYRDHQPAAAGAAPAVSVPADSAGGGRRRGGREARRGAAG is encoded by the coding sequence ATGACCCGCACGATCGTTGCCTCGGCGACCAAAGAAATCATCATCGGATTTGATCAGCCATTTTGCGTTATCGGTGAAAGGATCAATCCGACCGGTCGCAAGAAGCTCGCCGCGGAGATGATCGCAGGCAATTTCGACACCGTCATCAAGGACGCGCTGGAGCAGGTTGCTGCCGGCGCGACGATGCTCGACGTTAATGCAGGCGTTACGGCGGTCGATCCCAATGCGACAGAGCCCGGCTTGCTGGTCAAGACACTCGAAATCGTCCAGAACCTGGTCGATGTTCCACTGTCCATCGACAGTTCGGTTACCGCTGCAATCGAAGCTGCACTGAAGGTTGCCAAGGGTCGTCCCCTCGTCAATTCCGTGACCGGCGAAGAGGAAAAGCTCGAAGCCATACTTCCGCTGATCAAGAAGTACAATGTGCCCGTCGTTGCGATCTCCAACGACGAGACCGGCATTTCAATGGACCCCGACGTGCGTTTTGCCGTTGCCAAGAAAATCGTGCAGCGTGCCGCTGACTTCGGCATTCCAGCACATGACATCGTCGTCGATCCGCTGGTTATGCCGATTGGCGCGCTTGGCGACGCCGGACGCCAGGTTTTCGCGCTGCTGCGCCGCCTGCGCGAAGAGCTGAAAGTCAACACCACCTGCGGCCTGTCGAATATTTCGTTCGGCCTGCCGCACCGTCACGGTATCAATGCCGGCTTCATTCCAATGGTGATTGGCGCTGGCATGACGTCGGCGATCATGAACCCCTGCCGCCCCCAGGAAATGGAAGCAGTTCATGCCGCCAACGTTCTGAACGGCACTGACGCCAATTGCACCTACTGGATCAAGAAATATCGCGATCACCAGCCGGCCGCAGCAGGAGCAGCACCCGCTGTATCCGTCCCTGCCGATTCCGCTGGCGGCGGTCGCCGTCGTGGTGGTCGCGAAGCGCGGCGCGGCGCCGCAGGCTGA